CGGGCCAGTCCTTTGTGGTCGACAACAAGGGCGGCGCCAACGGCGTCATCGGCTCCGAACTGGCAGCCCGCGCCGCACCCGATGGCTACACGCTGCTGATGAACACGGCAGGAGCGCAGACCCTGAGTCCCGTGCTCTACAAGACCGGCTACGAGGCGCTGGCCAGCTTCGAGCCCATCAGTCATCTATGCGATGTCGGTTTTGTGGTGATTGCGCGCAAGGACCTGCCCGTCAACAGCATGCAGGAGCTGATCGCCATGGCGAAGCAGGGTCGGCCGCTGAGCGCCTCCTCGGGCAGCAGCATGATCTCGCTGATCACCGAGCAGTTCAAGAAGGTGGTCGAGGTGCCCGGCATCGTCAATGCCCAGTACAAGGGCACGGGCGCGCAGATGCAGGCCGTGGTGGCGGGCGAGGTGGACTTCTCGTTCGATTCCTTCACCTCGGTGGAAATGATTCGCGCGGGCAAGGTCAAGGCCCTGGCCGTGCTGCTGCCCCAGCGTGCACCGGCCTTTGCCCAGGTGCCAACGCTGCGCGAGCTGGGCGTCAGTGGCATGGATTTCAGTTCCTGGTCGGGCCTGCTGGCGCCCAAGGGCACACCGCAGGAGATCGTG
This DNA window, taken from Comamonas testosteroni TK102, encodes the following:
- a CDS encoding Bug family tripartite tricarboxylate transporter substrate binding protein, whose protein sequence is MVNTSRRRFLATSAACAATALPWHAAAASAYPDRSVRVIVPFPAGGTTDVVARLAMQKLGEITGQSFVVDNKGGANGVIGSELAARAAPDGYTLLMNTAGAQTLSPVLYKTGYEALASFEPISHLCDVGFVVIARKDLPVNSMQELIAMAKQGRPLSASSGSSMISLITEQFKKVVEVPGIVNAQYKGTGAQMQAVVAGEVDFSFDSFTSVEMIRAGKVKALAVLLPQRAPAFAQVPTLRELGVSGMDFSSWSGLLAPKGTPQEIVGYLAQQMDRIMQMPDVMARLAGYNYLPRRSTPQEFGRLIAADHERWKRVVKETGITLG